A part of Paenibacillus antri genomic DNA contains:
- a CDS encoding LysR family transcriptional regulator, producing the protein MQLKRLQSFVNIVDRRSFTEAAGALGLTPSALSKQIKALEDELGLPLFHRTGGVEPTAAGRLVYERGKAMLAEWDALAAECRSRAGVPSGKLRIGASTVPASYLLPAIAKRLIERYPHVELSVVEDGSDAVLSRLEQRHIDVAFVGVLRPSPVLQFVPVVPDTLVVVAAADAVIEPPAGDSAGASPEWTALPFVLREEGSGTRQALDRALAGIGLSATDLMTAAVSSSTESAMALAEAGVGATVVSRWALSLPRALRTVAELPTDRSFYAAFEATRASDPMIRLFLDNAAEIYR; encoded by the coding sequence ATGCAGCTGAAAAGATTGCAATCGTTCGTAAATATCGTGGATCGCCGCAGCTTCACGGAAGCGGCCGGCGCCCTCGGGCTGACCCCGTCCGCGTTGAGCAAGCAAATCAAAGCGTTGGAGGACGAACTCGGGCTCCCGTTGTTCCACCGTACCGGAGGCGTCGAGCCGACCGCGGCCGGGAGGCTCGTCTACGAGCGCGGGAAGGCGATGCTGGCCGAGTGGGATGCGCTGGCGGCCGAGTGCCGTTCGCGCGCCGGCGTCCCCTCGGGGAAGCTTCGCATCGGCGCCTCGACCGTGCCCGCTTCTTACTTGCTCCCGGCCATCGCGAAGCGGCTTATCGAGCGGTATCCGCACGTCGAGCTGTCGGTCGTCGAGGACGGCTCGGACGCCGTGTTATCGCGGCTCGAGCAGCGGCACATCGACGTCGCGTTCGTCGGCGTTCTCCGTCCCTCCCCCGTCCTGCAATTCGTGCCGGTCGTGCCGGACACGCTCGTCGTCGTCGCGGCCGCGGACGCCGTCATTGAACCCCCGGCGGGGGATTCCGCCGGCGCTTCTCCGGAGTGGACCGCCTTGCCCTTCGTCCTGCGGGAGGAAGGCTCCGGCACGCGACAGGCGCTCGATCGGGCGCTCGCGGGGATCGGCCTGTCCGCAACCGATTTGATGACGGCCGCGGTATCGTCCTCGACGGAATCGGCGATGGCGCTCGCCGAAGCCGGCGTCGGCGCCACGGTCGTCTCCCGTTGGGCGCTGTCGCTGCCGCGCGCGTTACGGACGGTCGCCGAACTGCCGACCGATCGAAGCTTTTATGCCGCCTTCGAAGCGACTCGCGCATCGGATCCGATGATTCGGTTGTTCCTCGATAACGCTGCGGAAATCTATAGGTAA